AGGTTGGCGCTGCCCTTGGCGAGCGCGCGGCTGAGCAGGATGCCCTTGGCGCCCACCTCCACCACGTGCGCGTCGATGGTGTCACCCACGCCGAAGCGCAGGATGCCCTCGTCGTCCTTCAGCTCGCGAAGCTCGATCATCGCCTCGCTCTTGGCCGCGCCTTCCACGGACACGAACGCGGTGTCCGCGCCGAGCTGGAAGATGGTGCCGCGGACCTTCTCGCCCACGCGCAGGCCCTTGCGGCTGGGCGTGCCCCCCTCCTTGGCCTGCGCCTCGAACATCTCGGCGAAGGACTGGGACTCGGGGACCTCTTCGTACAGCGCGCTGGTCGGCGCGGGCGTCGGCGTCACCGGGCGCGGCGAGGGCGCCGGCGTCGCGGCGGAAGCCTCAGCGGCGGCGGAGGTCTCCTCGGACGTCGCGGTCGCATCGGCGGGCGCGTCACCCACCGGGCCCCGCGTCTCGATGGCGCCCGTCGCCCGCTTCACGACGACCATGGGGCCCTGGCCGCGGCGCTCGCCGCCACCGCGACGATCGCCCCCGCCACGGGGACCGCGATCCTCGCGCGGCGCGCTGCCCGAGGGACGTGGCTGAGCATCACGCTCGCCACGGCCACCGCCGCGCTCGCCGCCCCGGCCGCCGCCACCCCGTTGCTCGCCTCGACCTCCCTCGCTGCGGCTCCCCCCTGAGGGGATACCGAGCATCACGTCCCCGAAGGTGGCCTTCGGCTTCTTGGGACCCATCCCGCCAGAATTGGAACCGTTCTTCTCGTCGCTCACTGCCGAGACCTTCCTGAAGCGAATTCGACCCTGGCTTCCCGAGAAGCCGGGCCCCGGTGAAAAAGGCGGCGGACTTTACACGCGCGCCTTGTCCGGAGGAAGCCAGATGACGCACGCGCCGTTCACGCCGACGGTCCGTTCATAACGGAGGCAGCGCGTCAACCCATCCCCGGCCGATACTTGCTGCGCCAAGGAGTCCCTGTCAGCCCGGCAAGGAGCCGAGCAATCCCACGGGGTTAGCGGACCAAACGAAGCTTCCGCCCCACCTTGCGCAACATCGTGCCGGCCTCCGGGATGCCCAGCGCCGCCGTCAGTCCAAAATAAACGACGCCGAACGGAAGGGCCACCGCGACGAACCCCAGGACGGGGTGCAGACGCGGCGGCACCAGGAATTGCCCCCCCCACTCCGCCGCCACCCCGGGCATGGGCCCCAGTACGGACGTCAGCCCCAACTTGATGCCCAACGCCACCCCGCCGGCCACGACCGCCGCGCCCCACAGCCGGGGCAGCAAGCCGCTCGGAACGCCCACCGGGCCCAACTGCTTCACCAGCTTGCGGCGCAGCAAGCCCGCCTCCAGCCATGCCACCAGGCCGCTGGCCAGCGTGAGCCCTAGGGCGCCCAGATGCTCCGGCAGCCCGAGCCAGCCCGGCAGCCGAAGGCCCAGCACCCACGCCCCCGCGGTGCCCACCAGGACCCGCACCACCGCGAAGCGCAGCGGCGTCTTCGGGTCCTTGAGCGCGTAGAACGCGGAGGCGTAGAGCCGCCCCACCGTGGAGGCCACGAGCCCCAACGCCGCGCCCATCAGCAGGTACCAGAGATAGCGCGAGTCCGCCGCGTCGAAGCGCCCTGTTTGCAGCAGCGCCGCCGCCACCATGTCTCCGAGGAAGAGGAACGCCGCCGCCGAGGGCACCACCCAGAAGCAGATGCGACGCGCGCCCCCGTCGATGCGCTGGCGCAGCTTCGCGGCCACGTCGGCCCCCTCACCGGTGGCCCGCGACATCTCCGGCAGCTCCGCGGCCGACACCGCCATGCCGAAGAGGCTCACTGGGATGAGGTAGAGGGTCTGCGCGTACATCAGGGAGGACAGCGCGCGGTTGGAGATGAGGGACGCGAAGGCCGTGTCCACCCAGGCGCTGAACTGGACCACGCCGCGCCCCAACACCACGGGACCGAAGTTCTTGAGCACCTGGCGCACGGGCTCCGCCGCCAGGGACAGCGAGGGGCGGAAGCGCCCGAGCAGCTTCAGGACGGACGGCACCTGCACCGCGAACTGGAGGAAGCTGCCCAGCACCACGGCGTACGCCAACACCTCCACCAGGGGCTCTTCGGCGTAGCGCCCTCCGGCGGCCACCAGCGCGGCGATGATGACCAGGTTCCAGACGACCGGCGCCAGGTAGGAGAGCAGGAAGCGCCGGTGGCTGTTGAGGATGCCCAGGCACCAGGCGCTCAGCACGAGCATGCCCGTGCCGGGGAAGAGGATGCGCACCAGATGGATGGCCAGCTCGCGCTCGTGGCCCTGGAAGCCCGGCGCGATGGCATCCACCAGGAACGGCGTGAACAGCATCCCCAAAGCAACGACCACCGCCGTGGCCAGGGAGAGGATGCCGAAGACAGCGCCCGCGACGCGGTCCGCCGCCTCGTCGTCCTTGCGGCCCAAGAGCTGCGCGTAGACGGGGATGAACGAGCCGGAGAGGACGCCCTCTCCGAACAGGTTCTGCAGGAAGTTGGGAATGCGCAGCGCCGCCTTGAAGACGGCCGCGGCCTCCGCGTTGCCAAGGTAGTGGGCGAAGACGCGCTCGCGAACCAGGCCCATCAGGCGCGAGGCGAGAATTCCCGTGGCGACCAACGCCGCGCCGCCTGCTGAGCGCTCGGGTCGGGGGGGCGCAACCGGCGGGGGCGGAGACTCGGGCGAGGTCGTGGTCACGAGAGGCGCGGACAATACGCGGGCCGTTCGGTGTCATGAAGCCCGAAACCCGGACCCGCTGTTTCGCTTGACGGCGAACCCTCCAGATTGCAAGGGTCCGATCCAATGGCCAGCCCTTCCGACAGCGACCTGGACGACGTGGCGCGCATCCGCCTCGTGCTGGCACGCGAGCTGGAAACCATCAATGAGTACGAGGCCTATGCCCGCGCCTCGTCTCATCCCGAGGTCCGCGCGTTCTTCCAGCACCTGGCCGCCGAGGAGAAGGAGCACGTCTCCGAAGCCGTCCACATGCTGCGCATGTTGGACAGTGGTCAGAACGACCACTTCGCCAAGCCCTTCGTCCCCGGACACTTCGAGACGTCCTCGGCCAGCAGCGTGCCCGCGCCCGCCGCGGTCCACGTGCCCGGCCCCGACGCGCCGTCCTTCTCCGTCAACGGCCGCCACGGCCGCCTCCCCTCCGAGCCGCCCACCTCCCTGCCGCCGCAGCGGCTGGTGTACGGGCTCCCCGCGCCGCCCCCTTCCGCGGAATCCCATCCGCTCACGGTCGGGTCGCTCCGCCGGGGCGGCGGTGGTTCTGGTAGCGGTCGCTGAAGTCCCCTTCCCTTTCCTTGTCGATGCCTCTGGAGCCCCATTTCATGCCTGACTTCCTTGGACATGCCGAGAACCCGCTCCGCGAGGAGGAGTGGGCGCGTCTGAACGAGACCGTCATCCAGGTGGCCCGGCGCTCGCTGGTGGGCCGCCGCATCCTGGACATCTACGGTCCGCTGGGCGCCGGGGTGCAGACGGTGCCTTACGACGAGTTCCAGGGCGTGTCGCCCGGCGCGGTGGACATCGTCGGCGAGCAGGAGACCGCGATGGTCTTCACCGATGCTCGCAAGTTCAAGACCATCCCCATCATCTACAAGGACTTCCTCCTCCACTGGCGCGACATCGAGGCGGCCCGCACGCACAACATGCCGCTGGACGTGTCCGCCGCGGCCGGCGCCGCGGCCCTGTGCGCGCAGCAGGAAGACGAGCTCATCTTCTACGGCGACGTGCGCCTGGGCTACGAGGGCCTGATGACGGCCAACGGCCGGCTCACCGTGCCGCTGGGTGAGTGGACGTCGCCGGGTGGCGGATTCCAGGCCATCGTCGAGGCCACGCGCAAGCTCAACGAGCAGGGCCACTTCGGTCCCTACGCCGTCGTGCTGTCGCCCCGCCTGTACTCGCAGCTTCACCGCATCTACGAGAAGACGGGCGTGCTCGAAATCGAGACCATCCGCCAGCTCGCGTCGGACGGCGTCTACCAGTCCAACCGCCTGCGCGGTGACTCCGGCGTGGTGGTGTCCACCGGCCGGGAGAACATGGACCTCGCCGTGTCCATGGACATGGTCGCCGCGTACCTGGGCGCCTCGCGGATGAACCACCCGTTCCGCGTGCTGGAGGCGCTGCTGCTGCGCATCAAGCACCCGGACGCCATCTGCACGCTGGAGGGCGCGGGCGCCGCGAACCCCCGTTAGTCCCTCACGGGACTCGGACGCGACGGACATCATGGCCAAGGTCCTGGTCATCGACGACGAGGCGAACCTCCGCAAGGTGCTCGCCGCGATGCTGCGCCGGGACGGTTTTGACGTCACCGTGGCGGAGAACGGCGAGCAAGGGCTCGCCGAGTTCCACAAGAACGGCGCGGACATCGTGGTGACGGACCTGGTGATGCCCAAGGTGGGCGGCATGGAGGTGCTCGGCACCATCCGGGCCGCCAACCCGGACGTCCCCGTCATCATCATCACCGCGCACGGCACGGTGGATTCGGCCGTGGACGCCATCAAGGCGGGCGCGTTCGACTACATCACCAAGCCCTTCGACCAGGCGGAGCTGTCCTCCGTCGTCGCCAAGGCCGCGAAGACGAACGAGAGCGCCCGCCGCTCCGTGCGCCCGGACGTGAAGGCGCGCGCCGCCATCATCGGCGACTCCGCGTCGATTCAAGACGTCTACAAAATCATCGACAAGGTGGCGGACACGCCGTCCACGGTGCTCATCACCGGCGAGAGCGGCACCGGCAAGGAGCTCATCGCCACCGCGCTGCACGGCGCCTCCAGCCGCCGCGACAAGCCGTTCATCAAGATCAACTGCGCCGCCATTCCAGACACGCTGCTGGAGAGCGAGCTCTTCGGCTACGAGCGCGGCGCCTTCACCGGCGCCGTCACGTCCAAGCCGGGCCGCTTCGAGCTCGCCGACGAGGGCACCCTCTTCCTCGACGAGATTGGCGAGATTCCCGTCGAGATGCAGGTGAAGCTGCTGCGCGCGCTCCAGGAAGGTGAGTTCGAGCGCGTGGGCGGCATCAAGACGACCCGCGTGGACGTGCGCCTGGTGGCCGCCACCAACCGGGACCTGCAGGCGGAGATCGAAGCCGGCCGCTTCCGCAAGGACCTGTACTACCGGCTGGCGGTGGTGCCCATCTCCCTGCCCGCCCTACGCGAGCGCCGCAGCGACATCCCGATGCTCGCCCGGCACTTCGTGGAGAAGTACAACCGGCGCCTCAACAAGAAGATCGAAGGCATCGCCGACGACGCCATGGTCCTGCTCCAGGGCTACGCGTGGCCCGGGAACATCCGCGAGCTGGAGAACCTCATCGAGCGCGTGCTCCTGTTCGCGGACGGCCCGCTCATCACCGCCAAGGACCTGCCAGAGCCGGTCCGCCAAGGAGCGAGCGTTCAGGCGAGCGCCAATCTGGCCACCGCGGTGGCGTCCTTGGAGGTTCCTGCGGGCGAGGTGGGCCTCAAGGACATCGTCCGGATGAAGGCCGCGGAGCTCGAGCGGGACCTCATCGTGAAGAAGCTCGAGGAGACCGGCGGCAATGTCACCCGCGCCGCCCGGCTCCTTCAAATCAGCCGCAAGTCGCTCCAGACGAAGATGAAGGAGTTTGGCTTGCGTGACACCACCCCCGACGGGCAGGAAGACGGCCCGGACGAGTAGACCGGCGAAGAGGCGGAATTCCGTCTCGCGCACGTCGGTTTCGGGCCCGCCCACCCAATCCAATTCAGGGAGCTTGCATGCGGCCGAACCTTCCCACCCTCGGTGCCCCTCCGAAACGCAGTCCTATCGGAGCCGTGGCCGCCGTGTCGCTCATCCTCGGCGGTGCCGCGGGAGGCGTCTGGTGGTGGAAGCAGCGGATGGCCCAGGCCACGGAAGAGGCCGCGGCCCAGGCGCCCGCCACCGCGCCGGACGCCACCGCCGTCGTCACCGCGCCCACGCCGGCCCCCGTCCCCACCGACCCGGTGAAGGCCGCGGGCATGGAGCGCGTGTCCGTGAGCATCAACGGCCCCCTGGAGACGGCGCTCGTCAACTCCGCGGGCGCGGACGTGGGCCCGGCCCTGGCGCAGGTGGTGACGCGCACGCTGGTGTGGTGGGTGTCCGTCCCCGGCGAAATCCTCCGCGGAGACACGCTGGAGGTGCTCTTCCAGCGCCGCGTCAACGAGGAGCCCCTGGTGCACGCGGTGCGCTTCACCAGCGCGAAGCTGGGCAAGACGCTGGCCGCGTACCGCTACCAGGCCGACGGTGAGCCCAACGCCCGCTACTACCTCGCCAGCGGCGACGAGCTGGAGCTGCGCCTGGAGCGCTCGCCCATCGACAATTACGAGCAGGTGACGTCCCTGCTCCGCGATGGCCGGAAGCACAAGGGCGTGGACTTCCGCACCCCGGTGGGGACGCCCATCAAGGCGCCCTTCAGCGGCGTGGTGAAGCGCAAGAACTGGAACTTCAGCGGCAACGGCAACTGCATCGAGCTGGTCGAAACGGGCGGCAAGGGGCGCCGCGCCCTGTTCCTCCATCTGGACGAGGTGGACAAGAACGTGAAGGCGGGCTCGCGATTCACGGTGGGCCAGGTGATTGCGAAGAGCGGCAACACCGGCCGCAGCTTCGCTCCCCACCTGCACTACCAGCTCATGACGCACGATGACCGGGTGCTGGACCCCTATGAGCAGCACAAGACCTACCGCCGCTCCCTGGCCACGCAGCAGCGGTCCGGCTTCGAGGCGGAGATGCGCCGCATGGACGGCCTGCTGAGCACCTCCGTGGTGGCCGGTAAGTAAAAGCCACCCGATTCTTGACACTCCTTCGACGGCGCGGCTAGCTGGAAGCCCCCCGGGCTTGCCGGAAGGCCCGGGTGATTCGCCGTCGGAGGTCGGATGCACAGGCTTCGCGCCGTACTTGCCGCGCTGACGCTGGGCGCGCCGCTCGCCGCCAGCGCGGCGGACATCACCCGCATCGCGTCGTCGCTCGAGGAGAACGATCCGTTCGATCTCTTCATCGACGTCGGCTTCGAGCGCACGCAGAACCGCGCGAAGATCGTCCGCGAACAACTGGCCCCCGCGGGGAGCGGTAGCTCGGGCCGCGTGGACGCCGCGGAGCTCTGGTACAAGGGCGTGGACGCCCGGCTCAACCTGGAGCTCTCCGTCGGCCTCTACCGGGACCTGGAGTTCTCCTTCGCCCTGCCCCTGGTCTTCTCCCAGAACGAGCGTTGGGACTTCACGTCCAACTCGTCGCCGGAGACGTCCACCATCACCAACAACTGCATGAACGCCAACGGCTCCGTCATTCCGGGCTGTCTGAGCGGCTCCGCGCCGCCCACCGCCCTGTTCGACGTCCCGCAGGAGAGCTTCCGCGGCGGCCTGGGCAACATGCGCTTCGGCTTGGCCTACGCCTTCTTCAACCAGGAGAAGGACGAGACGAAGCCCACCTGGATTGTCGGCCTGGAGTACGAGGCCCCCACCGCGAAGCTGCGCGACGCGGCCGCGGACACGACGAACTCGGACAGCCGCGGCAACATCGGTGACCGCGTCCACAAGTACCAGCTCTACACGGCCTTCTCGCGGCGCATGGGGGCGGCGGAGCCGTACTTCAAGGCGCACTACACCATCCCCGTGCGAGGCCCCGGCGCCTACTCCAACTGCGCGCAGGCCGCGGACAACCCAGACAACCTGGGCGCCCCCGCCAACTGCTTCACGGGCCCGTGGGACCGCAAGGAGACGGGCATCAACGCCCCGCACCAGGCGGGCATGCTCTTCGGCGTGGAGCTGGTGCCCTTCAACCGCCCCGCCAAGTCCCAGCGCTTCGCCCTGGACGTGCGCGGCATCGGCAACTACGTGGGCAGCGGCCGGTACTACAACGAGCTCAGCGCGGCCCTCCGCAAGCTGCTCACCTCCGAGGACTACTTCCAGGTGGGTGGCATGCTGGGCGTCACCGCGAACGCTTCTCAGGCCTTCCAGATTCGCGCGTCGGGGACGTTCCTCTACAACACCAACCACGCCATCACCGCCGAGGAGCCCGGCCGTGACGTGAATGGTGACGGCGCCGTGGACCTGTCCCCGGGTTCCCCCGAGCTGAACCCCAACTTCGACTGGCGCTACGACCTGGTGTCCCG
This genomic window from Myxococcus hansupus contains:
- the murJ gene encoding murein biosynthesis integral membrane protein MurJ, whose protein sequence is MTTTSPESPPPPVAPPRPERSAGGAALVATGILASRLMGLVRERVFAHYLGNAEAAAVFKAALRIPNFLQNLFGEGVLSGSFIPVYAQLLGRKDDEAADRVAGAVFGILSLATAVVVALGMLFTPFLVDAIAPGFQGHERELAIHLVRILFPGTGMLVLSAWCLGILNSHRRFLLSYLAPVVWNLVIIAALVAAGGRYAEEPLVEVLAYAVVLGSFLQFAVQVPSVLKLLGRFRPSLSLAAEPVRQVLKNFGPVVLGRGVVQFSAWVDTAFASLISNRALSSLMYAQTLYLIPVSLFGMAVSAAELPEMSRATGEGADVAAKLRQRIDGGARRICFWVVPSAAAFLFLGDMVAAALLQTGRFDAADSRYLWYLLMGAALGLVASTVGRLYASAFYALKDPKTPLRFAVVRVLVGTAGAWVLGLRLPGWLGLPEHLGALGLTLASGLVAWLEAGLLRRKLVKQLGPVGVPSGLLPRLWGAAVVAGGVALGIKLGLTSVLGPMPGVAAEWGGQFLVPPRLHPVLGFVAVALPFGVVYFGLTAALGIPEAGTMLRKVGRKLRLVR
- the encA gene encoding encapsulin nanocompartment shell protein EncA; amino-acid sequence: MPDFLGHAENPLREEEWARLNETVIQVARRSLVGRRILDIYGPLGAGVQTVPYDEFQGVSPGAVDIVGEQETAMVFTDARKFKTIPIIYKDFLLHWRDIEAARTHNMPLDVSAAAGAAALCAQQEDELIFYGDVRLGYEGLMTANGRLTVPLGEWTSPGGGFQAIVEATRKLNEQGHFGPYAVVLSPRLYSQLHRIYEKTGVLEIETIRQLASDGVYQSNRLRGDSGVVVSTGRENMDLAVSMDMVAAYLGASRMNHPFRVLEALLLRIKHPDAICTLEGAGAANPR
- a CDS encoding sigma-54-dependent transcriptional regulator; its protein translation is MAKVLVIDDEANLRKVLAAMLRRDGFDVTVAENGEQGLAEFHKNGADIVVTDLVMPKVGGMEVLGTIRAANPDVPVIIITAHGTVDSAVDAIKAGAFDYITKPFDQAELSSVVAKAAKTNESARRSVRPDVKARAAIIGDSASIQDVYKIIDKVADTPSTVLITGESGTGKELIATALHGASSRRDKPFIKINCAAIPDTLLESELFGYERGAFTGAVTSKPGRFELADEGTLFLDEIGEIPVEMQVKLLRALQEGEFERVGGIKTTRVDVRLVAATNRDLQAEIEAGRFRKDLYYRLAVVPISLPALRERRSDIPMLARHFVEKYNRRLNKKIEGIADDAMVLLQGYAWPGNIRELENLIERVLLFADGPLITAKDLPEPVRQGASVQASANLATAVASLEVPAGEVGLKDIVRMKAAELERDLIVKKLEETGGNVTRAARLLQISRKSLQTKMKEFGLRDTTPDGQEDGPDE
- a CDS encoding peptidoglycan DD-metalloendopeptidase family protein codes for the protein MSLILGGAAGGVWWWKQRMAQATEEAAAQAPATAPDATAVVTAPTPAPVPTDPVKAAGMERVSVSINGPLETALVNSAGADVGPALAQVVTRTLVWWVSVPGEILRGDTLEVLFQRRVNEEPLVHAVRFTSAKLGKTLAAYRYQADGEPNARYYLASGDELELRLERSPIDNYEQVTSLLRDGRKHKGVDFRTPVGTPIKAPFSGVVKRKNWNFSGNGNCIELVETGGKGRRALFLHLDEVDKNVKAGSRFTVGQVIAKSGNTGRSFAPHLHYQLMTHDDRVLDPYEQHKTYRRSLATQQRSGFEAEMRRMDGLLSTSVVAGK